In Ornithorhynchus anatinus isolate Pmale09 chromosome 17, mOrnAna1.pri.v4, whole genome shotgun sequence, the following proteins share a genomic window:
- the LOC100081857 gene encoding carbonyl reductase [NADPH] 1, which yields MSSSVSRRVALVTGGNRGIGLAIVRALGRRFSGTVILTARDPGQGQAVVQVLKEEGLSPLFHQLDITDPQSVRTLRDYLLDTFGGLDVLVNNAGIAFKVNDQTPFGIQAEVTMKTNFFGTKDVCSVLLPLIKPQGRVVNVSSSVSVRALGKCSPELQRAFRSDTITEEELEGLMRKFVEDAKNGVHEQRGWPNTAYGVTKIGVTVLSRIHARRLAEERRGDKILLNACCPGWVRTDMAGPKATKSPEEGAETPTYLALLPADATEPHGQFVSEKTVQPW from the exons ATGTCTTCTTCCGTCAGCCGTCGGGTGGCGCTAGTGACCGGGGGCAACAGGGGCATCGGCTTGGCCATCGTGCGCGCCCTGGGGCGCCGGTTCTCCGGGACGGTGATCCTGACCGCCCGGGACCCGGGCCAGGGCCAGGCGGTCGTGCAGGTGCTGAAGGAGGAGGGCCTCAGCCCGCTCTTCCACCAACTGGACATCACCGACCCGCAGAGCGTCCGCACGCTCAGGGACTACCTCCTGGACACCTTTGGGGGCCTGGACGTGCTGGTCAACAACGCGGGCATCGCCTTCAAAG TAAACGACCAGACTCCCTTCGGCATCCAGGCGGAGGTGACGATGAAAACCAACTTCTTTGGCACTAAGGATGTCTGCAGTGTGCTCCTGCCACTGATAAAGCCCCAag GCCGAGTGGTGAACGTGTCGAGCTCAGTGAGCGTCAGGGCCCTGGGGAAGTGCAGCCCGGAGCTCCAGCGGGCCTTCCGCAGCGACACCATCACggaagaggagctggaggggCTCATGAGGAAGTTCGTGGAGGACGCCAAGAACGGGGTGCACGAGCAGCGGGGCTGGCCCAACACCGCGTACGGGGTGACCAAGATCGGCGTCACGGTCCTGTCCCGGATCCACGCCCGCaggctggcggaggagaggagaggggacaagATCCTGCTGAACGCCTGCTGCCCGGGGTGGGTCAGGACCGACATGGCGGGGCCTAAGGCTACCAAGAGCCCGGAGGAAGGGGCCGAGACCCCGACCTACCTGGCCCTCCTGCCCGCCGACGCCACTGAGCCTCACGGTCAGTTCGTCAGTGAGAAAACGGTTCAACCCTGGTGA